One region of Wyeomyia smithii strain HCP4-BCI-WySm-NY-G18 chromosome 3, ASM2978416v1, whole genome shotgun sequence genomic DNA includes:
- the LOC129730610 gene encoding tRNA (adenine(58)-N(1))-methyltransferase non-catalytic subunit TRM6: protein MADTIKVGDYLVIKRQKYTKLQKFSNLDTVVHLGKDQIELRCAENHPYHSTFQLLPKEGRNKRFYVLEPIATASEIRNLKQLLIKESGTDNRNIVDDRNTQNLTTEEILKLREECESSSEVIGKLVENSKSFAAKTEYSQEKYLKRKEKKYFEYVQIKRPTIRLIADIYWRLDADKILGVRFDTLSQIISYSGICGVGNFLLYESGTNGLLPAAFLNSLGVNTEAKLAHLHPGNVAQKQALLAMGYPAEQLSRCISVNIYSVLRHYYQETRKDNDGCIFTENTEIKLVENDCENSSLTEPGEKRKNDSTEDHGPEAKQLKLAEVRKQQWELENAAGCELMKEKFDSLVIVAKEHPYNIIKSLMPFVKPSRPIVVFSTVKEIMLECYTELKASASVTYLRVTSNWMRPYQILPNRTHPDVTMSANSGYLLTGYTIR from the coding sequence ATGGCAGATACCATTAAGGTTGGCGATTATCTAGTGATAAAACGGCAAAAGTACACTAAACTACAAAAGTTTTCGAATTTGGACACTGTTGTTCATTTGGGGAAAGACCAAATCGAACTTCGCTGTGCCGAGAATCATCCTTACCATTCAACGTTCCAGCTGCTGCCAAAGGAGGGACGTAATAAACGCTTTTACGTGCTGGAACCGATCGCCACGGCTTCGGAGATTCGAAATTTGAAACAGTTACTCATTAAGGAAAGTGGGACGGACAATCGAAACATCGTGGACGATCGAAACACGCAAAATCTAACGACCGAGGAGATCCTTAAGCTGAGAGAGGAGTGTGAGTCCTCTTCGGAGGTAATCGGAAAATTGGTGGAAAATTCGAAGAGTTTCGCAGCGAAGACAGAGTACTCCCAAGAGAAATACTTGAAACGAAAGGAGAAAAAATACTTTGAGTATGTTCAAATTAAGCGACCGACTATTAGGTTGATTGCAGATATTTACTGGCGTTTGGATGCAGATAAAATATTAGGCGTCAGGTTTGATACATTGTCGCAGATAATCTCGTACAGCGGTATTTGCGGTGTAGGAAATTTTCTTTTGTACGAATCTGGTACCAATGGTTTATTGCCAGCCGCATTTCTGAACTCACTTGGGGTGAACACCGAAGCGAAGCTTGCCCATTTGCATCCAGGGAACGTAGCTCAAAAACAAGCTTTATTGGCAATGGGATATCCTGCTGAACAGTTAAGCCGATGTATTTCTGTTAACATTTATTCGGTTCTTAGACATTATTATCAAGAAACTAGAAAGGATAATGATGGATGTATTTTCACAGAAAATACTGAAATAAAATTAGTAGAAAACGATTGCGAAAACAGTTCATTAACTGAACCGGgtgaaaagcgaaaaaatgaTTCAACTGAAGATCATGGTCCAGAAGCCAAACAACTCAAACTCGCTGAGGTTAGAAAACAACAGTGGGAGTTGGAGAACGCTGCGGGTTGTGAATTGATGAAGGAAAAGTTTGACTCACTGGTTATTGTTGCCAAAGAACATCCTTACAATATTATCAAATCGTTAATGCCATTCGTAAAACCCAGCCGACCGATCGTTGTTTTTTCCACGGTAAAGGAAATAATGCTCGAATGTTATACAGAGTTGAAGGCTAGTGCCAGCGTAACATATCTGAGAGTTACGTCGAACTGGATGAGACCCTATCAAATTTTGCCCAATCGTACTCATCCTGATGTTACGATGTCTGCAAATAGTGGATATTTACTCACTGGATATACTATTCGGTAG